The following coding sequences are from one Lolium rigidum isolate FL_2022 chromosome 6, APGP_CSIRO_Lrig_0.1, whole genome shotgun sequence window:
- the LOC124668414 gene encoding integrin-linked protein kinase 1-like isoform X2 — translation MENGMRVALQRQVSSGSLKHGPAGELRRQSSMESSPRTGRAASRFLFGRQSSMDPNRRRGRSQSPVSAVAADPQELTVPDNLDATMQLLFLACHGDASGVEALLRGGVDVNSINLDGRTALHIAACEGQRDVVDVLLDWQANIDARDRWGSTAVADAKCYGHMDIYDILKSHGAKIPRNRRTPMMASTPGEIPEYELNPGELQFRKGDEVLKGTYQVAKWNGTKVSVKIVDRESYGDQEAVNSFRHELTVFEKVRHPNVVQFMGAVTQNIPMMIVSEYHPNGDLAAYIQRKGRLHGQKVLRYALDIARGMAYLHQCKPDPIIHCDLKPKNIFLDNGGLMKVGGFGLTRLSKMAPDKVKLMNHEALVDTFSYYTAPELYRNQVFDMSVDAYAFGFILYEMVEGLPNMDSTHVTRYEGIRPSLKNRLKGYPSDFKALIEECWETHTMARPTFSEIIIRLDKIYEHCAKQGSWKESLKIWK, via the exons ATGGAGAACGGCATGAGGGTGGCGCTGCAGCGGCAGGTGTCGTCGGGGTCGCTGAAGCATGGCCCGGCGGGGGAGCTCCGGCGGCAGTCATCGATGGAATCCTCGCcccgcacgggccgcgccgcgagCCGGTTCCTGTTCGGGCGGCAGTCGTCCATGGACCCGAACCGGCGTCGCGGGCGCAGCCAGAGCCCCGTCAGCGCCGTGGCCGCGGACCCGCAGGAGCTCACCGTGCCGGACAACCTCGACGCCACCATGCAGCTGCTCTTCCTCGCGTGCCACGGCGACGCGAGCGGCGTCGAGGCGCTGCTCCGCGGCGGCGTCGACGTCAACAGCATCAACCTCGACGGCCGCACCGCGCTGCACATCGCCGCCTGCGAGGGCCAACGCGACGTCGTCGACGTCCTGCTCGACTGGCAGGCCAACATCGACGCGCGCGACCGCTGGGGCAGCACG GCTGTGGCCGATGCCAAGTGTTACGGCCACATGGACATCTACGATATTCTGAAATCTCATGGTGCAAAGATCCCG AGAAACAGGAGGACGCCGATGATGGCGTCGACCCCCGGGGAGATACCAGAGTACGAGCTGAACCCCGGCGAGCTCCAGTTCCGGAAAGGGGATGAAGTGCTCAAG GGCACGTACCAAGTTGCGAAATGGAACGGCACCAAGGTTTCCGTTAAAATAGTCGACAGAGAGAGCTACGGCGATCAAGAAGCCGT AAACTCTTTCAGGCATGAGCTGACAGTATTCGAGAAGGTGCGGCACCCCAACGTGGTTCAGTTCATGGGAGCCGTCACACAGAACATACCTATGATGATTGTCTCCGAATACCATCCAAAT GGTGATTTAGCAGCCTACATTCAGAGGAAAGGAAGGCTACATGGTCAAAAGGTGCTAAGATATGCCCTTGATATTGCCAG GGGCATGGCTTATCTGCATCAGTGCAAGCCAGACCCCATCATCCACTGCGACCTAAAGCCAAA AAATATCTTCCTGGATAATGGAGGCCTAATGAAGGTCGGGGGATTCGGGCTGACGAGGCTGTCCAAGATGGCTCCTGACAAGGTGAAACTGATGAATCACGAGGCCCTTGTtgacaccttca GCTACTACACTGCTCCTGAGCTGTACAGAAACCAAGTGTTCGACATGAGCGTCGACGCATATGCATTCGGCTTCATTCTTTACGAG ATGGTGGAAGGATTACCCAATATGGATTCGACCCACGTAACTCGGTACGAGGGAATCCGGCCATCCCTGAAGAACAGGCTCAAGGGATATCCTTCAGACTTCAAAGC GCTGATTGAGGAGTGCTGGGAGACACATACGATGGCGCGGCCGACGTTCTCGGAGATCATCATCCGGCTGGACAAGATTTACGAACACTGCGCCAAGCAAGGGTCCTGGAAGGAGTCTCTGAAGATCTG GAAATGA
- the LOC124662030 gene encoding auxin-responsive protein SAUR36-like produces the protein MISTKKFAQMAKKWERMADLRRKRLNLVAADDECYTSVAPEGHCIMYSADGRLFKVPLAYLGTTIFAELLRMSQEEFGFGSDGRITSLCDAAETEYVMCLIRRNASEEVERAFLSSVVSSCHQGNGLASPMELSQQVVVCSF, from the coding sequence ATGATCAGTACAAAGAAATTTGCTCAGATGGCAAAGAAGTGGGAGAGGATGGCTGATCTCAGGAGGAAGCGGCTTAATTTGGTGGCAGCGGACGATGAGTGCTACACATCTGTGGCACCGGAGGGCCACTGCATCATGTACTCTGCAGATGGAAGGCTGTTCAAGGTCCCACTAGCATACCTTGGCACGACCATCTTTGCTGAGCTCCTGAGGATGTCTCAGGAGGAGTTTGGCTTCGGAAGCGATGGAAGGATCACTTCGCTTTGTGATGCTGCAGAGACGGAGTATGTCATGTGCTTGATCAGAAGAAATGCATCAGAAGAGGTCGAGAGGGCCTTCCTGAGCTCTGTAGTGAGTTCTTGCCACCAAGGAAATGGCTTGGCTTCACCCATGGAACTTAGTCAGCAagttgttgtttgtagcttctga
- the LOC124668414 gene encoding integrin-linked protein kinase 1-like isoform X1 has translation MENGMRVALQRQVSSGSLKHGPAGELRRQSSMESSPRTGRAASRFLFGRQSSMDPNRRRGRSQSPVSAVAADPQELTVPDNLDATMQLLFLACHGDASGVEALLRGGVDVNSINLDGRTALHIAACEGQRDVVDVLLDWQANIDARDRWGSTAVADAKCYGHMDIYDILKSHGAKIPRNRRTPMMASTPGEIPEYELNPGELQFRKGDEVLKGTYQVAKWNGTKVSVKIVDRESYGDQEAVNSFRHELTVFEKVRHPNVVQFMGAVTQNIPMMIVSEYHPNGDLAAYIQRKGRLHGQKVLRYALDIARGMAYLHQCKPDPIIHCDLKPKNIFLDNGGLMKVGGFGLTRLSKMAPDKVKLMNHEALVDTFSYYTAPELYRNQVFDMSVDAYAFGFILYEMVEGLPNMDSTHVTRYEGIRPSLKNRLKGYPSDFKALIEECWETHTMARPTFSEIIIRLDKIYEHCAKQGSWKESLKIWSVSRRLNRFRLKIKRKERVHSY, from the exons ATGGAGAACGGCATGAGGGTGGCGCTGCAGCGGCAGGTGTCGTCGGGGTCGCTGAAGCATGGCCCGGCGGGGGAGCTCCGGCGGCAGTCATCGATGGAATCCTCGCcccgcacgggccgcgccgcgagCCGGTTCCTGTTCGGGCGGCAGTCGTCCATGGACCCGAACCGGCGTCGCGGGCGCAGCCAGAGCCCCGTCAGCGCCGTGGCCGCGGACCCGCAGGAGCTCACCGTGCCGGACAACCTCGACGCCACCATGCAGCTGCTCTTCCTCGCGTGCCACGGCGACGCGAGCGGCGTCGAGGCGCTGCTCCGCGGCGGCGTCGACGTCAACAGCATCAACCTCGACGGCCGCACCGCGCTGCACATCGCCGCCTGCGAGGGCCAACGCGACGTCGTCGACGTCCTGCTCGACTGGCAGGCCAACATCGACGCGCGCGACCGCTGGGGCAGCACG GCTGTGGCCGATGCCAAGTGTTACGGCCACATGGACATCTACGATATTCTGAAATCTCATGGTGCAAAGATCCCG AGAAACAGGAGGACGCCGATGATGGCGTCGACCCCCGGGGAGATACCAGAGTACGAGCTGAACCCCGGCGAGCTCCAGTTCCGGAAAGGGGATGAAGTGCTCAAG GGCACGTACCAAGTTGCGAAATGGAACGGCACCAAGGTTTCCGTTAAAATAGTCGACAGAGAGAGCTACGGCGATCAAGAAGCCGT AAACTCTTTCAGGCATGAGCTGACAGTATTCGAGAAGGTGCGGCACCCCAACGTGGTTCAGTTCATGGGAGCCGTCACACAGAACATACCTATGATGATTGTCTCCGAATACCATCCAAAT GGTGATTTAGCAGCCTACATTCAGAGGAAAGGAAGGCTACATGGTCAAAAGGTGCTAAGATATGCCCTTGATATTGCCAG GGGCATGGCTTATCTGCATCAGTGCAAGCCAGACCCCATCATCCACTGCGACCTAAAGCCAAA AAATATCTTCCTGGATAATGGAGGCCTAATGAAGGTCGGGGGATTCGGGCTGACGAGGCTGTCCAAGATGGCTCCTGACAAGGTGAAACTGATGAATCACGAGGCCCTTGTtgacaccttca GCTACTACACTGCTCCTGAGCTGTACAGAAACCAAGTGTTCGACATGAGCGTCGACGCATATGCATTCGGCTTCATTCTTTACGAG ATGGTGGAAGGATTACCCAATATGGATTCGACCCACGTAACTCGGTACGAGGGAATCCGGCCATCCCTGAAGAACAGGCTCAAGGGATATCCTTCAGACTTCAAAGC GCTGATTGAGGAGTGCTGGGAGACACATACGATGGCGCGGCCGACGTTCTCGGAGATCATCATCCGGCTGGACAAGATTTACGAACACTGCGCCAAGCAAGGGTCCTGGAAGGAGTCTCTGAAGATCTGGTCCGTATCCCGGCGACTTAACCGTTTCAGACTcaaaatcaaaagaaaagaaagagtcCACAGCTACTGA